In one window of Gemmatimonadota bacterium DNA:
- a CDS encoding MerR family transcriptional regulator: MARPVQEFFSIGEVCALTDLKPHVLRYWESQFRFLNPAKNRSGNRVYKSREVELIMLVKHLLYTEKYTIEGARQRIEHYRRTGELRGAARAATERETLRELREAVEEIVDILDGKVPPPRREPLEE, encoded by the coding sequence ATGGCGCGTCCGGTCCAGGAGTTCTTCAGCATCGGTGAGGTCTGTGCCCTCACCGACCTGAAGCCGCACGTGCTGCGGTATTGGGAGAGCCAGTTCCGCTTCCTCAATCCCGCCAAGAACCGCTCCGGCAACCGGGTGTACAAGAGCCGCGAGGTCGAGCTGATCATGCTCGTCAAGCACCTGCTCTACACCGAGAAGTACACCATCGAGGGCGCCCGGCAGCGGATCGAGCACTACCGGCGGACCGGCGAGCTGCGCGGCGCGGCCCGGGCCGCCACCGAGCGCGAGACCCTGCGCGAGCTGCGGGAGGCGGTCGAGGAGATCGTGGACATCCTCGATGGCAAGGTCCCCCCCCCACGGCGGGAGCCCCTGGAGGAATAA